A stretch of DNA from Pseudopipra pipra isolate bDixPip1 chromosome 1, bDixPip1.hap1, whole genome shotgun sequence:
aaagtgctactTCCTTTATCGTTGTTTTTATTCATGGCTGTGTTTCTATGGTTGTACAGAGTTCTGCATTTGAACTGGACAGGATGGCCTTATAGTCATCTAAAGAAGGGGCTGCCTGTAGCTGCAGTTGAAGTCAGCtggtcccttccagtcctctGTTGTCGATCACTaggtcttttgtttgtttgaagtgTTGAAAAATGTGTGCAAATGAGATACGAAACTCCCCAAATCAGTAACAAGTAGTTAAGGAAGTTGCTGCTGCATTGTTATTTTTCCCTGcctctcttcatctttctggTGATGCCAAGTATGTGACTTAAATCAGTGGGCTGGTTTAAATCATCCCAGAGCCTGAACTGAAAATAGCCAGAGTGCTTTGCAACTGCAGCTGAATTTAGTAGGAGAAGATTTATCCACAACATCCTATAGAACATTATTGCATTTCCTTGTGGGATTTTTTGTAGTAAGTAATTATGTACTTGATGCATATTTGGATGCTGGTCCAGTGCTCTACCAGTGAGGAAGACCAAAGAATATATCAAGAGAATAtgagtttattttttgtgttcagCGAGGTTAGGAACCTGTACAAATAATACCTGATTGTACAGTTAAATCACATACCACAATGAACATGCCAGAGATGTACAAACATTTAAGATTAGGTAACGTTGCTTCTAGTATTTCTCACTGAGCGCTGTACTTTAAAACAATTGTGATCTTGGTACTTCTCTGATTGTAATAACCTCTTGGacctttttgttcttttctgacCAGAACATGTGATCAACTACGTTGTACTGCTTGTGACTTCCGTGTATCACTTTTCAATGACTACATCTGGGATCAGTCCTGTGATTATCTTTTTTTCAGGTATGTCTGAGATGGGTTTGGTAGCATTGTGTTACTGTGCTTTGGGGCATAATAAGAACAGGAAGGATGAAAAGTCCTGAGTCCTGCTGTGTTACCTAAAAAGGAACATGTGTGTGACCTGTTTGAGATCAGGTGGAAAAGtctgtggggagagggaagcaATAATCTGTTTTTAtccatttccatttcttcttccatcactccctctctgcttttaaaaagaatttaagtTTCATGGATCAAAGGCAACTTTATTGCTGAAATAAGCAGATAATCCATGGTGATGGGTTGCCCTCTGCTATGCCATTGCAGGGTGCCTACAAAATAAATGTAGACTGTTCAGCATGTGCTTCTCACTACACCTTCAGTCATACAGACTGTGATTGTTTCaagtcatattttcttttttccagtatCAAGTATTATGCTGTCATGTTTGGTGAAAATCAAATAGCTTTATTTCTCAAcagatttctttcttgaagCAAGGTTTGATTAAATGGAGGGgtggtatttttgttttcttctgacaTTGTGATGtctttgattttaattctttaaagaATTCTTTTGAAGACTTAAAATTAAGGAGttcttattttcagtttgtCTAAAACTACATCTAATGCCAACACTTTGTGAAGGGTAGTGTAGTCGGCATGCTCCTAATACAGGCATAAAATTTGGATTCCTATTTATTTTAGTACAGTCTCTGCATGTGCCTGTTAACTGATGGAACAGGTGAGTGTGTTCAGAGTATGTGCTTAGACAGCGAGGGGTGTGACAGATGGAGTAGAACAATAATGGAGATATCAGCTccttttccattattttccCAGTATGACATCTTTGGTTATTCCTGTATTTTCCACCCAGTCTCaaaatttgtatttctctttGAATGCCCATATTTTTCCCATTACTTAAGCAGCATTAAAAAGATAGTGCTGCACTAATCTCCTAAGATGAGTTTGGTAGCAGGAAAGGATAAACAAAAGTACgattcttttattttcccaaaGTCTAAATTATTCTGCTCCTCTGATCTTGAAATTAttaaatcaaacaaaaacaacagaaaaaaggaGGCATTAATGTCAAATACATGTAACATCGTCTGTAATCTTTAGCAAGATCTGTAGCTATTTTTTTTGACAAACATGAATTTTAGGAAGCAAACTTTAAGATTAAATATTTACCTTCCATCAATAGTTGTCTGGACTCTTTTTCTAAAAATTCTTCCCTTTTCCGActtgttttgggttttctttattTAGCTGGGCTATTTCACGTTGGTTTTGAGCAATTCAGTGTCCAGTAATTGAGGAGGAGGTCTTGAGGGTAGAGCTAGctaaaatgttacattttgaCTTGTTTTTTTGGAAACAACTTGTTTTTGTCATAGCCATgctgatttttcatttgttgttgttgatgcTTGCACTGGAATTACTTGTGGTTTCATGTACATTCTTCCCTCTTATGGCCATTTCATTTCAGTCACTTTAACAATCATCCTGAGTAacagttcctgatgaaaagTTTATAGTTGTTCCCATTCTCCATAGTGATTTTTACAGTAAGtttgataaaataaataaatttttggATAATTTCCTCACATGAGAATTAATTCTACCTGGTTTTCTTCCCAGCTCTTTCTCTGGAGGCTGACACAAGGTCTCTAAACCCAACAGAGAACATTGCTTACAAAAACATCAATCTCTAGTTGATCTGAGAACACAGCAACTATGGACCGAGAATGATCTCGGGAAAGGATTGTGttcaaaacagaatttaaatatATCCCTAAATTTATTCATGACTGTGGTACTCAGAAGTGCCCTTAAAAGCTCTTCTGATTTGAGATAGCCTCATGAatcttttttctgaaaaataaaaaaaaaaaaaaaagcgtgATCCTAAGCTGAATTCACTTGTTTGGCAGGAATAACATGCCTGAGCTCAGTAAACTAAGAGCAAAGATGATAAAGAAGAAAGGAGCACGAGCATATGCTTGTCAGTGCAGCTGGAGATCCATTGATGAATTAACTGACctccagacagagcagcagcttcgGTGGGTTTGTGGTAAACATGGAGAATGAAGTCTTCTTGTGTGTGATACCTACTTGTGTGGACACAGGTCATAAACTCAGTTTGTTTCCCAGTTTTCTGAGAACAGGTGGAAACCTGAATACTTATACCTAGAAATAGATTATAATACCCAGAATTCAACCTGAAAACCTGTTTTTTCAATTTAACTGTCTTGCAAGCAATGTGGAGAGTTGAATTATTACAAGAAACAATTTTGAGGTGTGGTGGTTTGACATGACATGACATGAGGCTTTCTGGAAGCTAAATGAGGTTAAAGCTCATACTGAGTAGTGTtaaaggagaagaggaaataaCAGACCTGGACATGGGCAAAACAGGATACTGTTGATACTGTCCCTCATATCTAGCAGAGAGCCTTATTTCCCATGTCTGCAGAATCTTGGATTCAAAATGGTGGGCTGGGACACAGCCATGACACACAAGCATATGAATTTCAACACAGAAATTAATCCCACTCTTCTGCTTTGCTCATTGCTGGTAATGAGCAAGTGGTTGGTTGCTCTCTTAAAAAATTACTGTGGGATCAGCTCTCACCTCAAAGGTTTCCGCAACCCCCAGAACTTTCTTTTACCCACCAGTAACCAAAAACTGCCGGTGCTGAAAATTTTCTTCCAGTTCCTACTGCTTTCTTCAGAGCACTTTCCTCAGCCTGCACTGCAAGAGGTGAACAAGTTATTATGTAATTATTAAATTTTGTGCAATTTTAAAGATATTCTGAAGAGTATTCTGTCAACATTTTCAAGGGAAAAAGGCTCAGGCTTTTAAGAGTGAGAAAATATATATCCCCACTAATATTGGAatttagattttatttcagtttcacaTAGCTTTTCCTTCAACTTCTCCTTAAAATACTGTGTATTGAGAAAGTGTAACTGTCCTGTTTCAACACACTTCCTTCCGCCGGTAACATTGTCACTTGGTGAATTGTCTTGCTTACAGTCACTGTCACTATAGTTTATgagctctttcttttctttatgtaTAAATAACACAGGAGGTAGACTTGAGTTTTATGCAAGGAGATAGGAAGGAAAGGACTACCAGTCCTGTCATTTACTACATTTAAAGGTGTCTCAAAATGGGAAGTCTGTCAATATTTTTGCTATGCAACATGTGTATCTATACAAATAAATTTGAGATTATTTACTTTGAGCAATTCTAGCTATACAGAGCAATTTCCTTTTCTACAAAGTTCTGCTCATGGTTGTAACTGTacatttgttctgtttctgagCTTTTCCAAAACAATCGCATGGTCTTTCTTATGGAGGTGATCTCTTGAATCTGTTGCCCTCTGAAAGAGCAGATCTTGGCAGTGACCAGAGGCACGATGTACTCTGCatcctgcttcccttccccttccttgaGTGCTTGTTTTAGAAGCTACAGAGGACCAGCACTGTGCCTGGGAGCCCTGGCAGTGCTTCTTCAGTGTCTAGACTGCATCTTCCAGTGCCACGTGCAGGCTTGCCAGTAAAGTCAGAGGTGAGCTGGCTTTTGAGAGGTACTACTTGGCATACTGGTATAGACATATTTAAGGTCGTGTATTGTTTTCAATGATATTGGTATTTCAGGCTGAAGTTTCAACTGCTAGAATCTAAAACTGCAGGTTCAGGAGACCAAGGGACCCAGAAACCAATTGATTAGTGCTCAGTCAGATGCCTGCTTGGCTTTCTGTCCTTTGGGAAGAGTTCACCCTGGTGTGGACTGAAGGCAGTGAGTGTTCCTGGGTTTTCTTCAGGTGGGCCTGAGCAATTTCCATGCCCAGAAAACATCAGTGCTAAGCATAAGGGAAGAACCCAGCAGTAGTTAACAAGCTCTGGGGAAGAAGAAACCTTCTCTCCATTATTCTTGAAGAATGCATTTCAAAAAGTGCTGAGTTGCCTTGGCTTGTGTGTTCTGAGGCTATTGGAAACTCGTGACCAAGTAGTCCCACAGGGTACTCTTTCAGTTGGATTTGCTCTGGAACTTGTGCCACAGTGTAGGATCAAGTTGGACTTGCAACCTGTGAGTAAGAAACAGGGAAAATCCTAATACCCATCTCAGTCATGAGACCAAGTCTTACGTGACTTGAAAAAGGAGCGTGTCTCCTGTACCCAGAATAATCAGGTTTACTCAAGTATAGTTACTTGTTTCTGGCCTTGGTAGAATGGTGGGATATGACATCTCTTTGACCAAGGGAAGTTGTAAACAGGTGCAGAAATAGTGCATAGTGTATTGGTTTTCATTACAGAATTTACCATATTTTTAGATTTGAGAATAGTTACTATGTCATTCAATGTAATTATTGTGTTGGAAAGAGGAGCAGTATTAAGATTTGATTTcccttcctttgttttcctcagtTACAAACCACTTCAAAGTCctcaaatgaaaagaaagtgagaggaaaaaggtaaaattaGAGCTTTTGTTCGTTTGATGAAGGTACTGTCAGATTGCACAAGGTTTTCAAGATGTAGCCCAGACCCTAAGTGATATTTCCATGTCAGTTATCTGAGATAACAGGGATTATGCAGAGAATTCTGTTTCAGAATATGGAAAGAATTCTGTTTAAGAATGCCATTCAGCTGTTGTCAAACGGAAGTACCAGAGCACAGTTTTGCTAAGTATAAATGTGACCATTGTTTTCCTCCAGTTTTTTGctttggaattaaaaataacatttccatTTCTGAAATGGACAAGGTGAAAATTtgaagcttttattttgcttaggTGATATGTTTGAAAATTTTCTAGCCTGCAGCATTAGTCTGCAGCAGATCCCTCCATCTCAACAAAACAGAAGCCATGAAGGATGACAAAATGATAATCCATACAAAAGCATTCACATGGAAATGTAGTCAGTGGTTTAATCTCATACCAACTTTTCTAAATCTGTGTTCCTGCAGTATTTCTGAATAGGAATGCTGTTCAGATATACATAGtacattttattgcttttcttcatCAAATTTTAATGTGCTGTTCTGACTACATTTCACTTGTCTTACCTGCAAAACATGGAGGGTGTCCAAGCCAGATGCTGAATATAGCTCAGAAGAGTCATTATTGAGGGTCTTGACCTGCCATTATATTTAACTTACAGAAGCATAATAGCATTACATTTTGCAAGCTCTGCACTGTATTGTGttgaataaagatttttttttccaaacaccTATTTCAGTTTTGTACTGAAGGTATTCTGCAAATGCTGAAAGATTACCACTTCTCTTGTTTCCTGACATGTGAGTCTTTGGGTCATGTAACCAGCACATGTGGTAGTCACACAATAGGAGAGGGACTATGTTGGGAACTGTGTAGGCaaatttttcttcctgccaGGCTCTTTTTGCACAAGACCTGACCAGTTTTGTCTGTTGTGTGACACCCGATAACCACAGACAGGTGGGAGGCGGAGTAAAGGAACATCAGGTGCTGCTCATTTATGAGGGCCACATCCAATGCCTGGGGTTTGACATCTGTGCTTTGAGAGAACTACTTTTCAAATGTCAGCacttaataaaatgaaaagttgGAACAAATCTGAATTGTGTGTTGTTCTTATCCAAGAGAAGCCTTATCAAAATTATGTAGGACCATATTTTCTGTCAGAAGGGTTATGATATGCCCTTAGTACAAAACCATTGTCCAGCTCATAAGAAACAGTAAAGTCctgttgtgtgtgttttctcacATCAGTGGGGATGCAGCAAATAGCAGAGAATTGAATAAGCTTTAACATTCTTTACCAGATAACTGGCCATAATATCCTCATTATCTGGAGATAATGAGGAGAGTACATTAAATTATAGAGAGGTCATAAAGATGGATGCATTTGCCACATTTCTCAGATGTTTACCTAGGATAAAAGGTGGAGCCAGCTGCTGTCGAAGGTGGCATATCTTGCAGAGTGGGGTGCTGGTACCTTGGTGTGTCAGTCAGAGTGGGTTATCACTAGCATCATACTGCTCACAGGAAAGAGGGAGATCAGTCAAGGAATCGCAGCATTTGCTGTGCCCTGGATCTTGCTGTAGAAAACCGTTCTTAGTACCTGGGAGGAGTTGCTCTGCGTGTGGGAGTTGGAACTTGTTTCTCCACCATCAAGAAATGCATGTATACATGTTTGCCTGGCAGTTATTAGTGACAGACATAAATATTTCCTGTACCTCATCCTGAATTTGGACTCAAGGCATTGGTGCTATTCAGGCAATAATTACTTCCCTGACTTAATGAGCAGTGTGGACTGCATGAGCACATACAGAAAGCACCCACTGCTTCAGGAGTATGCCTGACTTATTTACAGCTTGCATTGGCACAGTGCACAAGTAGAAGGTAGTACTTATGAATGTTTCATTCACACTGGCAACTTTTTTCTGTTGAGTGAGACGTGCTTTTTAAGTACCTAGTCGAGGGTAATATGTGATTATACAGTCCAGTCTGCAGAGGGCAGAGCAACACCGCCGAGTGTTTTTCTAGACTGATGAAGGTTTACATTCAACGAACCGAGGCTTCTTGCGTTTGCCTCCTACTAGTGTGATTATAAGTGGGGTAGCCAGATCTGTAGCAACTCCACTTGAGTTTTGTACGACATCATCCAAATGGTCCTCAAGTGGTCCCTGACCAATACTGGAGTGGATTAACTTCTTTAGCTGTCAGCTAAAGAAGCATAAAAAACTCTGTGTTGTGTGTAATTTTCCCTGAAAATGTTCAATAATTTTGGCAAGAAGAGGTTGTGTATGTTAGGATCTTCTGATGTTGAATACAAAATTTATTAGCACATCACCCAAGATGATTAACTCTTAAAAAGGAAGCGGTAAAAGTCTAAGatttagaaatacaaaaaaagaaaatcctgtcTATATAGGAAAGTGATGTAGACCAGAGATGGTGCAGAGCAATCTGTGACATGGCGTGAGAATTGTCCTAACACCTGCATACTGCAGTTCATTGGCCATGAGCCACAGCTGAGGTTTGGGTGAAGTTTCACTCTCTAAACTCTTTTCTGGTTCTTTGGGAATCCAGAAGGTTTTTATGTACAAAGCAGATTTATAATGGATGGAAGTAAATGTTATTTCCACTAACCGGTGAAGTTGTGTCTGTTTCTGCAGAAGTGATGAGGTGCTTTTAACTAGAAGCACAGACATATCTAAACCATGAAACTAGAGTTTGCTTATTTTACTGGTAAAATAGGGAATATCATCTAAATTTTGCCTAGTTACACCATAGGTGAGTGATCTTCATTCTTTACTTACTTACTTTCTTTTAATAGGAGAAACAATTGCACTAAAAGCTTACTCGAGCATATAGGATCAAGTAAGGCTGAGTAGCACACCTGTGAAAGGTTTCATATAGGAAAGTTTtgtgaaaacatgttttcaggCAAGAAATAagccattgctttttgtttgcttcaaaGTAAAGATACACCTTAGTGAAAAAATAGCATGCTGCAGGGAGAAGTTCAAATGCCCACCATTTGCCAAAAACAAGGACAAAAATTCACATGGCAGGTGTCCTTTCTAGGAATCTATTAAGATTCCTAGACTGGCCCAGAAGTCAGGTGTGAATCCATCCTCCCATCCCCTGCTTAAGGGTTTCCTGCAGTATTTTGAAACCTGTTTCCTGGAAATAGGTATTAGAGACAAGAGCTAATACAGATATTATATTTAGATATAAGATATAATATACTCAGGGCTTGTAAAGCTCTCTTAGACAGTGGTTTATAACTATTATTCAAATATAAGCAAAAGATCTTGAAGTTTTTTTATGAGAGT
This window harbors:
- the CFAP418 gene encoding cilia- and flagella-associated protein 418 isoform X1, with the protein product MNLKRFLSAHFCSHLRSVIMAAQSSDTATTAPHFKLKSNFTSLTPERNSAVIQARGKKCCPVYLGGSASPSGIGTNISKRTCDQLRCTACDFRVSLFNDYIWDQSCDYLFFRNNMPELSKLRAKMIKKKGARAYACQCSWRSIDELTDLQTEQQLRWVCGKHGE